The following are encoded in a window of Naumovozyma castellii chromosome 10, complete genome genomic DNA:
- the NCAS0J00340 gene encoding uncharacterized protein (ancestral locus Anc_8.24), translating into MTLPISLNVMVILGCCYFTSWMEALPPIKLTASSVDQFLYDNFICRYGPFQNTSDGDSEFTAGIIEALLTCFHIIHRITLSYHPQSHGFIETQHKSLINALLRLNEPWISNLSAAALAELSSVLVVIHQVTLSLATLPFLRLMMTYSSLMY; encoded by the coding sequence ATGACACTGCCCATCTCCCTAAATGTGATGGTTATTCTTGGTTGCTGCTACTTCACTAGCTGGATGGAAGCCCTCCCACCTATCAAACTAACCGCTTCTTCTGTTGATCAATTTCTCTATGACAACTTCATCTGCCGCTATGGTCCTTTCCAAAACACCTCCGACGGTGATTCTGAATTTACCGCTGGTATCATTGAAGCCTTACTCACCTGCTTCCATATCATTCATCGAATCACACTATCATACCATCCTCAATCGCATGGTTTCATCGAAACACAACACAAAAGTCTTATCAATGCTTTACTTCGTCTCAACGAACCTTGGATTTCCAACCTTTCTGCTGCTGCACTTGCTGAACTGTCGAGCGTATTAGTGGTTATTCACCAGGTTACCTTATCTTTGGCTACTCTTCCTTTTCTCCGCTTGATGATGACATATTCTTCCCTAATGTATTGA
- the PET309 gene encoding Pet309p (ancestral locus Anc_8.20): protein MRRYVVPATQVMRDKIRNAQIPKGLKYILSVNNNSKALSTKECTALSAHFFAPKDNKNITPDLRLYVSQFLYRKEAYQLLLNFGKHFFIDNSNGTSGKSLTLRNDLVSAELKCFLFALIRLNNLPYLDIVMGRIISQFSLTQKETVIHILNAVFNYMILRSKDHITNLNCQEIIIHWVKWMKLLNGHCEFSNYSTYKYILRSLSIYIRTLNAEEKKSLLDCLEKIKLILGAQSASQFATTLISIFTRHRDFNMVEPLWFYKTNNDLQLSSFDLTSILQTYCHYGKFNLVASTFEHYPEAHDDSAQFDYCLIAHSKLSDWEGLQKQFNSLFGIGKLPNIKEYGIVMFALAQMGELESVEQLYAQLLRRGMLPTYAVLESLLISYYKAGDYIGCFTQFELFQKYAIQPTSSTYTIIFKAYRGMSDIDGALRFLRRKTSKETVKITETHFAILIQMCSKTTNYLIAAELFHIMKSHYNIIPTGKSVAALMDVYIESGLYEKALSLFDEYTQQDNKVSRDDEMLQDNVISVYNKAILVHIKRNEPEKCESLFEKVTQLQIPTDSPFYKMMIQYMIETKKDYPSALDILDKLLTSDTVQATTSHFEVIMAHCNHISYHEGIFQLYKKMNEYNVPMNSRILYYLIKSTFKVNITNKEGVDNAIELLNEIMENVARGTMNVTINRLHPSVMAWPMRVITKYYSPKDALNLFNKYHQLFYGKDDTIMSNKFSILRSFMVLFAEIEQWEQFERVYEKFLARLETIEQLPSHTVKNSKLKGLFIGIISYKIRQLNATQQIDKLPGLVENLQSRGFILDNKSWNDVILALFQDPRTIHDGLKLVNDKFIHGFNLIHKYRFLKNKKENAELRDGKEPWLLSQKEKDPNSFQPKLYLKSDVYLRIMESLDGYLNSLGETHLDDTIKSFLSKYGYFMKSYLMTPRINVTGWESFENDHMQYLQQLRQMKRIVPLSEY, encoded by the coding sequence ATGCGTCGGTATGTTGTTCCTGCGACACAGGTGATGAGAGACAAAATAAGAAATGCTCAGATACCGAAAGGTCTGAAGTATATACTTTCCGTGAATAACAATTCAAAGGCTCTGAGCACCAAAGAATGCACAGCATTAAGTGCACATTTCTTTGCCCCAAAGGATaacaaaaatattacaCCCGATCTTCGACTGTACGTTTCCCAATTTTTATATCGAAAGGAAGCATACCAACTTCTGTTAAATTTTGGCAAGCACTTCTTCATAGACAATTCCAACGGGACTTCGGGAAAATCACTCACACTAAGAAACGACCTAGTCTCTGCCGAATTGAAATGCTTTCTATTTGCATTAATCCGCCTGAATAATCTTCCATATCTCGACATTGTGATGGGTCGAATAATTTCCCAATTTTCTCTAACTCAGAAGGAAACTGTCATTCATATCCTTAATGCAGTTTTCAATTACATGATCCTGCGATCGAAGGATCACATCACCAACTTGAATTGTcaagaaataattattcATTGGGTAAAGTGGATGAAACTACTTAATGGCCATTGCGAATTTTCGAACTATTCGACctataaatatattcttaGATCCCTGTCCATATACATACGAACTTTAAACGcggaagaaaagaaatcacTATTAGATTgtcttgaaaaaatcaaattaatcCTAGGTGCCCAAAGTGCATCTCAATTTGCGACAACTTTGATAAGCATTTTTACTCGACATCGAGATTTCAACATGGTCGAACCCCTTTGGTTCTATAAGACTAATAATGACTTAcaactttcttcatttgatTTGACATCTATCTTGCAAACTTACTGTCATTATGGTAAATTTAACCTAGTAGCATCTACCTTTGAACATTATCCAGAGGCACATGACGATTCAGCTCAGTTCGATTACTGTCTCATCGCACATTCTAAGTTAAGTGACTGGGAGGGATTACAAAAGcaatttaattcattgTTTGGTATTGGGAAACTCCCcaatattaaagaatacGGTATTGTCATGTTTGCGCTGGCTCAGATGGGAGAGTTAGAAAGTGTGGAGCAATTATATGCGCAACTACTACGAAGAGGGATGCTACCAACATATGCTGTCTTGGAGTCATTGCTAATCTCATATTATAAAGCTGGTGACTATATAGGATGTTTTAcacaatttgaattatttcaaaaatatgCTATCCAACCAACATCATCCACATACACCATAATATTCAAGGCATATAGAGGAATGAGTGATATAGATGGGGCATTACGGTTCTTAAGGAGAAAGACCTCTAAGGAAACTGTCAAGATAACAGAAACACATTTTGCAATCTTAATTCAAATGTGTTCCAAGACtacaaattatttaattgcTGCCGAATTATTCCATATCATGAAAAGTCATTATAACATTATCCCAACTGGTAAATCTGTTGCTGCATTGATGGATGTATACATTGAATCCGGTTTATATGAAAAGGCTCTTTCTTTATTCGATGAGTATACCCAACAGGACAATAAAGTGTCAAGGGATGATGAAATGCTGCAAGATAATGTTATATCTGTCTACAACAAAGCTATTCTTGTTCATATTAAAAGGAATGAACCCGAGAAATGtgaatcattatttgagaAAGTTACTCAATTGCAAATTCCGACAGATTCGCCATTCTATAAAATGATGATACAATACATGATCGAAACCAAGAAGGACTATCCATCAGCGTTGGATATCTTGGACAAATTATTAACCAGTGATACTGTGCAGGCAACAACGTCACATTTTGAAGTTATAATGGCACATTGTAACCATATTTCGTATCATGAAGGTATCTTCCAATTATACAAAAAgatgaatgaatataatgTACCCATGAATTCTCGAATATTGTATTATCTAATAAAATCGACATTTAAAGTCAATATTACCAACAAAGAAGGTGTTGATAATgccattgaattattaaatgaaatcatGGAAAATGTTGCTCGGGGGACAATGAACGTGACAATTAATAGGTTACATCCCTCAGTGATGGCATGGCCCATGAGAGTAATAACCAAATATTACAGTCCTAAGGACGCtttgaatttgttcaacaaatatcatcaattgtTTTATGGCAAAGATGACACAATAATGAGtaataaattttccataCTACGATCTTTCATGGTCTTATTTgctgaaattgaacaatggGAACAATTTGAACGCGTGTATGAGAAATTCTTGGCTCGGTTAGAAACAATTGAACAGTTACCTTCCCATACTGtaaaaaattccaaattgaaaggATTATTTATTGGCATAATCTCATATAAAATAAGACAGTTGAACGCAACCCAGCAAATTGATAAACTACCTGGTCTTGTAGAAAACTTACAATCAAGAGGGTTTATCTTGGATAACAAGAGTTGGAATGACGTTATCCTGGCATTATTCCAAGATCCACGAACTATCCATGATGGCCTTAAGTTAGTCAATGATAAATTCATCCACGGTTTTAACTTGATTCATAAGTACAGATTCTTAAAGaataagaaagaaaatgcCGAATTGAGAGATGGTAAGGAGCCCTGGTTGTTATCACAGAAGGAGAAAGATCCTAACAGTTTCCAACCaaaactttatttaaaatCTGATGTTTATTTAAGAATCATGGAATCATTGGATGGGTATTTGAATTCGTTGGGAGAGACTCACCTTGATGACACTATAAAATCGTTCTTGAGCAAATACGGGTATTTTATGAAGAGTTACTTAATGACACCAAGGATAAATGTCACTGGATGGgaatcttttgaaaatgatcaCATGCAATATTTGCAACAATTAAGACAGATGAAGAGAATTGTACCACTTTCAGAATACTAA
- the NCAS0J00380 gene encoding uncharacterized protein, with protein sequence MDSTILNRARGSTCPELAIISQNKLPPTFNHFCISTRYKEIEATTGRRCNYFLGYFILGYLAQAEKQVLKEKMLFQRTAEATLVVSSLIGLTSCLEITRNVTFNDETINENVVVDAGKGVSFLSTTAIPISMDGDITNNGVFCFGFTNHGKLTSSDIMNYGQMFLGVGGSADGGVLNVGDLYNYNYLSFTGSDYLTLVATGNFVNEGYIDITAVTNGISLTGPTGGIINNGVITATNMAQSDYKINAIVGTGCIVNSGFSQWPEFDLSQPFNQTIYNESPVMWAYFGATQSPNSIPVIRGLSSASKGSAQLLIGSVNPVIYPQNLIYKYDTATGRLNFTANGRSFLFDIGLGFDPTQFSTGGCQGKAGTYACITYEGASLNEKIPSNFQINIQSDLTYETVCPAATPLPPPITSTAPYYSETIEEIISYSSFLDSDGLPTTTSTTTHVVPTLVLPPPYLTTTTKSATTVSELVSYSFTHGAISGMPALSDVPMYITTTSTIPAGFSIPPPYTTTVITDSMAVSELVSFYSTDSDSTPMTGTTTITFPQTRNVTTTVTEYLMGTTHLSKVFTSTGTWQSTSTYSTTVETYVIRTESTGVVTSQI encoded by the coding sequence atggattcGACGATACTCAATCGGGCCCGAGGATCTACATGTCCTGAACTGGCAATTATTAGCCAAAATAAGCTCCCTCCCACTTTTAACCATTTTTGTATCTCGACCAGATATAAAGAGATAGAAGCAACGACTGGTCGTCGTTGCAATTATTTTCTTGGCTACTTTATTTTGGGCTATTTAGCCCAAGCAGAAAAACAAGTactgaaagaaaaaatgttATTCCAAAGAACAGCGGAGGCAACGTTAGTCGTTTCTTCCCTAATTGGACTAACTTCATGCTTGgaaattacaagaaatgttacatttaatgatgaaacaattaacGAAAATGTGGTAGTGGATGCAGGGAAAGGTGTGTCCTTCCTTAGTACTACAGCCATTCCAATCAGTATGGACGGGGATATAACCAACAATGGTGTATTTTGTTTTGGGTTCACTAATCACGGGAAGCTCACTTCATCAGATATCATGAATTATGGTCAAATGTTTTTAGGTGTTGGTGGGTCAGCAGATGGTGGGGTGCTAAACGTTGGGGATTTGTACaattataattatttgtCATTCACAGGCTCAGATTATCTTACACTTGTAGCAACTGGtaattttgtaaatgaGGGATACATTGATATCACTGCCGTGACAAATGGGATATCCCTCACAGGTCCAACGGGTGGAATTATCAATAACGGGGTTATAACTGCAACAAATATGGCGCAATCAGATTATAAGATAAACGCTATTGTTGGTACCGGTTGTATTGTGAATTCAGGTTTCAGTCAGTGGCCAGAATTTGATTTGTCCCAGCCATTTAACCAAACCATTTACAATGAGAGTCCCGTTATGTGGGCTTATTTTGGGGCTACCCAATCACCAAACTCTATCCCTGTGATTAGGGGGTTGAGTTCGGCATCTAAAGGAAGTGCTCAATTACTGATTGGATCAGTTAATCCAGTTATCTATCCGCAAAACCTTATTTACAAATATGATACTGCAACTGGAAGACTAAATTTTACCGCAAATGGACGAAGCtttctttttgatattGGGTTAGGCTTCGATCCTACTCAGTTTAGTACAGGTGGGTGTCAAGGTAAGGCAGGAACTTATGCTTGTATCACCTACGAAGGAGCATCGTTAAACGAGAAAATAccttcaaattttcaaataaatattcaaagtGATTTAACTTATGAAACTGTGTGTCCAGCAGCAACACCACTTCCCCCTCCAATAACAAGTACTGCTCCCTATTATAGTGAAACTATAGAGGAAATTATCTCGTACAGTTCATTCCTCGACTCAGATGGtttaccaacaacaaccagTACCACTACACATGTTGTTCCAACATTAGTATTACCACCCCCATACTTAACTACCACCACAAAATCAGCTACGACAGTTTCTGAGTTAGTGAGTTATTCTTTCACTCATGGTGCGATTAGCGGCATGCCTGCTTTGAGTGATGTCCCAATGTATATTACTACAACATCAACAATACCAGCAGGGTTTTCCATTCCGCCACCTTACACAACAACTGTAATTACTGATAGTATGGCAGTATCCGAACTTGTTTCATTTTATTCCACAGATTCCGATAGCACACCAATGACAGGTACGACAACAATTACTTTCCCACAAACACGAAATGTCACTACTACAGTCACGGAATACTTGATGGGTACCACGCATCTAAGTAAAGTATTTACTAGTACGGGTACTTGGCAAAGTACGAGTACTTATTCGACTACTGTGGAAACATATGTGATAAGAACAGAAAGTACAGGAGTGGTAACATctcaaatttga
- the MEF1 gene encoding Mef1p (ancestral locus Anc_8.18), with protein sequence MLFLPRTITQLPLRCVRCRGIPATILSKTAYQLSRKRAFQTSTRLRSEYEEEKPILDEISKSLTTQDIESSKKLRNIGISAHIDSGKTTFTERVLYYTGRIKAIHEVRGKDNVGAKMDSMDLEREKGITIQSAATYCSWDKDGKPYHYNLIDTPGHIDFTIEVERALRVLDGAVLVVCAVSGVQSQTVTVDRQMRRYNIPRITFINKMDRMGSNPFKAIEQLNSKLKIPAAALQVPIGAESGLQGVVDIINRVALYNKGDSGEIIEKGEVPKDLVDLVEEKRQLLIDTLADVDDEMTELFLEEKQPTVEQIKSAIRRATIARKFTPVLMGSALANMGIQPVLDAIVDYLPNPSEVLNTALDVAKDEAKVNLVPSAQKPFVGLAFKLEEGKYGQLTYIRVYQGRLKKGNYITNVKTGKKVKVSRLVRMHSNDMEDVDEVGSGEICATFGIDCSSGDTFTDGTVEYSMSSMYVPDAVVSLSISPKGKDVPNFSKALNRFQKEDPTFRVRFDPESKETIISGMGELHLEIYVERMKREYNVECITGKPQVSYRESITIPAEFDYTHKKQSGGAGQYGRVIGTLSPAEEGGKNNVFETAIVGGRIPEKYLAACSKGFEDACEKGPLIGHKVLNVKMLINDGAIHAVDSNELSFKTATMGAFREAFLKAEPVILEPIMTVTVTSPNEFQGNVIGLLNKLQAVIQDTDNGHDEFTLRAECTLSTMFGFATSLRASTQGKGEFSLEFNRYAPTSPHVQKQMIQEFKEKNLKKK encoded by the coding sequence ATGTTGTTTTTACCAAGAACTATCACACAACTGCCCCTCAGGTGCGTTCGATGTCGTGGCATTCCGGCAACGATTCTCTCGAAGACCGCATACCAACTCTCAAGGAAAAGGGCATTCCAGACTTCAACGAGACTAAGATCAGAAtatgaagaggaaaaacCTATCCTAGACGAGATCTCGAAATCTTTAACAACGCAGGATATTGAATCCTCCAAGAAACTTCGGAATATTGGGATTTCTGCCCATATTGATTCCGGGAAGACCACGTTTACCGAACGTGTCCTATATTACACTGGTAGAATTAAAGCCATTCATGAAGTCAGAGGTAAGGATAATGTGGGAGCAAAGATGGACTCCATGGATTTGGAAAGAGAAAAGGGGATTACTATCCAATCTGCAGCTACCTATTGTTCCTGGGATAAAGATGGTAAACCATATCATTATAACTTAATTGATACACCCGGCCACATTGATTTCACTATCGAGGTGGAAAGAGCTTTAAGAGTGCTGGATGGAGCTGTGCTTGTTGTTTGTGCCGTGTCGGGAGTTCAGTCTCAAACTGTTACCGTGGATCGTCAAATGCGTAGATATAATATTCCAAGAATCACATTTATTAATAAGATGGATAGAATGGGATCAAACCCCTTTAAGGCtattgaacaattgaacTCCAAACTTAAGATACCTGCTGCCGCCTTACAGGTTCCTATTGGGGCTGAATCAGGTCTACAAGGTGTGGTTGATATAATTAATCGTGTGGCCCTGTATAACAAAGGTGATAGTGGTgagattattgaaaagggtGAAGTCCCTAAGGATTTGGTAGATTTAGTGGAAGAGAAGAGACAACTATTAATTGATACTTTAGCTGAtgtagatgatgaaatgacGGAATTGTTccttgaagaaaaacaacCTACAGTGGAACAAATTAAAAGTGCCATTCGTAGAGCTACCATCGCTAGAAAGTTTACCCCCGTATTGATGGGTTCTGCTCTAGCCAATATGGGGATTCAACCTGTATTAGATGCAATCGTGGATTACTTACCAAACCCATCCGAAGTATTAAATACAGCATTAGATGTTGCCAAGGACGAAGCTAAAGTAAATTTGGTTCCATCCGCTCAAAAGCCATTTGTTGGATTAgctttcaaattggaagaagGTAAGTATGGTCAATTAACTTATATCCGTGTTTACCAGGGCCGTTTAAAGAAGGGTAATTACATTACAAATGTTAAGACTGGTAAGAAAGTTAAAGTATCTCGTTTGGTAAGAATGCATTCTAATGATATGGAAGACGTGGACGAAGTGGGATCAGGTGAAATTTGTGCCACATTTGGTATCGATTGTTCCTCGGGTGACACTTTCACAGATGGTACAGTTGAGTATTCTATGTCTTCAATGTACGTCCCAGATGCAGTGGTCTCATTATCTATTTCACCAAAAGGGAAAGatgttccaaatttttcGAAGGCATTGAATAGATTTCAAAAGGAGGATCCTACATTTAGAGTTCGTTTTGACCCTGAATCTAAGGAAACTATTATATCCGGTATGGGTGAATTACATCTGGAAATCTATGTGGAGAGAATGAAACGTGAATACAATGTTGAGTGTATAACAGGGAAACCACAAGTTTCATATAGAGAATCTATTACTATTCCAGCAGAGTTTGATTACACGCATAAGAAACAATCTGGTGGTGCTGGCCAATATGGTAGAGTAATTGGTACACTATCACCAGCAGAGGAAGGTGGTAAGAATAACGTCTTTGAAACAGCAATTGTTGGTGGACGTATTCCggaaaaatatttagcTGCCTGTTCTAAGGGGTTTGAAGATGCTTGTGAAAAGGGTCCACTAATTGGCCACAAAGTCTTAAATGTGAAGATGTTAATCAATGATGGTGCCATCCATGCTGTGGATTCCAATGAATTATCATTTAAAACAGCGACTATGGGGGCTTTCCGTGAAGCCTTCTTAAAGGCTGAACCGGTTATCTTGGAACCAATTATGACTGTAACAGTGACATCACCAAATGAATTCCAAGGGAATGTTATTGGTCTTCTAAATAAATTACAAGCTGTAATTCAAGATACTGATAATGGCCATGATGAATTTACATTAAGAGCAGAATGTACATTAAGTACAATGTTTGGGTTTGCTACTTCATTAAGAGCCTCTACTCAAGGTAAAGGTGAATTCTCTTTGGAGTTTAATAGATATGCTCCAACCTCACCACACGTTCAAAAGCAAAtgattcaagaatttaaggaaaagaacttaaagaaaaaataa
- the FYV7 gene encoding Fyv7p (ancestral locus Anc_8.19) — MATSKQQYNRKKFTKEYKVKEIQKSITKKTRLKKEYFKALKEEGYAVPERKPISQAKTNVRKLREEKALQGKQKLDEKKEMKRERKKLQKEQVEERRKRELDQIKLSKDKYEQREKRKVRMTQRTRSGQPRMGPKINDLLDKIKGDETYTR, encoded by the coding sequence ATGGCTACTTCTAAACAGCAATACAATCGGAAAAAGTTCACCAAGGAGTATAAGGTGAAAGAAATCCAGAAAAGTATTACCAAGAAAACAAGACTTAAGAAAGAGTACTTCAAAGCTCTAAAGGAGGAAGGGTACGCTGTGCCGGAAAGGAAACCAATATCACAAGCTAAAACTAATGTCAGAAAATTGAGGGAGGAGAAGGCCCTTCAAGGGAAACAAAAACTTGatgagaagaaagagatgAAGAGGGAAAGGAAGAAGCTTCAGAAGGAACAAGTAGAAGAACGTAGAAAGCGTGAACTTGATCAGATAAAATTATCTAAGGATAAATATGagcaaagagaaaaaagaaaggtTCGTATGACGCAGAGAACTAGATCAGGTCAACCTCGAATGGGTCCTAAGATTAATGACTTATTAGATAAAATCAAAGGCGATGAGACCTACACTCGATAA
- the PER33 gene encoding Per33p (ancestral locus Anc_8.26) — MTSSGFGASNNRNSSNYRSHDTSGTSQRPIAPFTMILKSRIKQPQFYWFLGHFFTLYHFLKFHLSFFSIASQKYHYRMILLNISITYGIVLYQFLKSGQLKLTWSNIRENVRTLDNLQYFIMLSTLFICSILSGGKVSITGASYAPVIFSIFHCLNYFKENLLPFLPISPQLKSVLNRRITLFLANYNEKFLTMAQTFEIMCALRVGLFGLPMTLLKIIFNFHWNNLLSLIVIANYVIFFKLRLLQSESMKLLLNQVILRVDNYLLASPNMMQFQPFWLRYKQLVARLYDLVPPSLNTIAKTQSTPKKSNHI; from the coding sequence ATGACTTCGTCAGGATTTGGTGCTTCTAATAACAGGAATAGCAGCAATTATCGCTCTCATGATACTTCAGGTACGTCACAACGTCCAATTGCACCCTTTACAATGATTCTAAAATCAAGGATAAAGCAACCTCAATTTTATTGGTTTCTAGGTCATTTCTTTACGCTCTACCATTTTTTGAAGTTCCATCTATCATTCTTCTCAATTGCAAGCCAAAAATACCATTATAGAATGATCcttttaaatatttcaatcaCATACGGCATTGTTCTCTATCAATTTTTAAAGAGTGGtcaattaaaattaacATGGTCTAATATAAGGGAGAATGTAAGAACATTGGACAAtttacaatattttatcatGTTATCGACGCTGTTCATTTGTTCCATCCTATCAGGTGGGAAAGTTTCCATTACTGGTGCATCATACGCTCCCGTGATATTTTCTATCTTCCATTGTTTGAActattttaaagaaaatttattacCTTTCCTACCGATTTCTCCTCAATTGAAAAGTGTGCTAAATAGAAGAATCACTTTATTTTTAGCTAATTATAACGAAAAATTCTTAACCATGGCAcaaacttttgaaataatgTGTGCCCTACGTGTTGGTTTATTCGGCTTACCCATGACCCttttaaaaattatattcaatttccattggaataatttattaagtTTAATCGTTATCGCTAATTAtgtcattttcttcaaattaaGATTGCTACAGAGTGAATCCATGAAATTACTACTGAATCAAGTTATATTGAGAGTTgataattatttgttgGCATCACCCAACATGATGCAATTCCAACCCTTTTGGCTGAGATACAAACAACTTGTCGCAAGATTATATGATTTAGTACCACCTTCTTTGAATACCATTGCTAAGACTCAATCCACaccaaagaaatcaaaCCACATATGA
- the TUB2 gene encoding beta-tubulin (ancestral locus Anc_8.27), with protein MREIIHISTGQCGNQIGAAFWETICGEHGLDLNGNILPNVDPIMTSKLNVYFNETSSGSKWVPRSINVDLEPGTIDAVRNSKMSGLFRPDNFIYGQSSAGNVWAKGHYTEGAELVDSVMDVIRREAESCDRLQGFQISHSLGGGTGSGMGTLLISKIKEEFPDRMMATFSVIPSPKNSDTVVEPYNATLSMHQLIEYASETFCIDNEALYNICQRTLKLTQPSYNDLNQLVSSVMSGVTTSLRYPGQLNSDLRKLAVNLVPFPRLHFFMIGYAPLTAMNAQSFRSLSVPELTQQMFDSKNMMAAADPRNGRYLTVAALFRGNVSVKEVEDEMYKVQLRNSDYFVEWIPNNVQTSVCSVPPKNSDISATFIGNSTSIKELFQRIDKQFVAMFRKKAFLHWYTSEGMDEMEFTEAESNMNDLIQEYEQYQEWRVDEDDEDMDAVEQHDYNNNDINGDYNGGEAVEAGDVDADKPVPEEF; from the exons ATGAGAGAAATT ATTCATATTTCAACCGGTCAATGTGGTAACCAAATCGGTGCAGCTTTTTGGGAGACTATTTGTGGTGAACACGGTCTTGACTTAAACGGTAACATCTTACCAAATGTCGATCCAATAATGACTTCCAAGTTAAATGTCTATTTCAACGAAACATCTTCCGGTTCCAAATGGGTGCCAAGATCCATTAATGTGGATTTAGAACCTGGTACCATTGATGCCGTTCGTAATTCCAAGATGAGTGGACTATTTAGACCAGATAATTTCATCTATGGTCAATCATCCGCAGGGAACGTTTGGGCCAAAGGTCATTACACTGAAGGTGCTGAACTAGTGGACTCCGTGATGGATGTTATTAGACGTGAAGCTGAAAGTTGTGACAGATTACAAGGTTTCCAAATCTCACATTCTCTTGGTGGTGGTACCGGGTCCGGGATGGGTACTCTTTTAATCTCTAAGATTAAGGAAGAATTTCCAGATAGAATGATGGCAACTTTCTCCGTGATTCCATCTCCAAAGAATTCAGATACAGTGGTGGAACCATATAATGCAACTTTATCCATGcatcaattaattgaatatgCCAGTGAAACTTTCTgtattgataatgaagcTTTGTACAATATCTGTCAAAgaactttgaaattaacACAGCCTTCTTACAATGATTTGAATCAATTGGTGTCAAGCGTTATGTCAGGTGTTACTACATCATTACGTTATCCAGGTCAATTAAATTCTgatttaagaaaattagCTGTTAATTTAGTTCCATTCCCAAGATTACATTTCTTTATGATTGGTTATGCTCCATTAACCGCTATGAATGCTCAATCTTTCAGATCGTTATCTGTTCCAGAATTAACTCAACAAATGTttgattccaaaaatatgaTGGCAGCTGCTGATCCAAGAAATGGTAGATATCTAACCGTAGCAGCATTATTTAGAGGTAATGTGTCTGTGAAAGAAgtggaagatgaaatgTATAAAGTTcaattaagaaattcaGATTATTTCGTTGAATGGATTCCAAATAATGTGCAAACATCTGTTTGTTCTGTTCCACCAAAGAACTCTGACATATCTGCTACATTTATTGGTAACTCTACTTCAATTAAGGaattattccaaagaaTTGACAAACAGTTTGTTGCTATGTTTAGAAAGAAGGCTTTCTTACATTGGTATACAAGTGAAGGTATGgatgaaatggaatttaCTGAAGCTGAATCTAACATGAATGATTTGATACAAGAATACGAGCAATATCAAGAATGGAGAgtagatgaagatgatgaagacaTGGATGCTGTGGAGCAACATGactataataataatgatatcaATGGTGATTATAACGGTGGTGAAGCCGTGGAGGCTGGAGATGTAGATGCTGATAAACCAGTTCCAGAAGAATTCTAA